The following are encoded in a window of Spiroplasma tabanidicola genomic DNA:
- a CDS encoding valine--tRNA ligase: MKKELDKKYNHLIVEKDKYKFWLENDYFKANIHSKKPPYSIVIPPPNVTGKLHLGHAWDGTLQDALIRYKKLSGFDTLYLPGMDHAGIATQVKVEQRLKEQKISRFEIGRDAFVKKVWEWKDEYAQTIRNQWEKLGLSLDYSLEKFTYSPEMNKLVNKVFVEMYNKGLIYKDKRIVNWDPVQKTAISNIEVIYKETKGGMYHFKYFFENDKQNYLIIATTRPETMFGDACVVVNPNDKRYQNYIGKKVINPVNNQLIPIIADEYVDVEFGTGVMKCTPAHDPNDYIIGKKYNLDQIICMNIDGTMNEKSLEFKGLDRFEARKQLVEKMQKLDLLIKKEEIDHQVGYSERSNAVVEPYLSEQWFVKMDTLAKQVLDLQKSDNKINFYPKRFDDVLNKWMENINDWTISRQLWWGHQIPAWYNKNTNEIYVGEQAPKDIENWFQDEDVLDTWFSSALWPFATLNWNGKNNSKLFERYFPTNVLVTGYDIIFFWVARMVFSSLEFTKNKPFEDCLLHGLIRDEQGRKMSKSLGNGVDPMQVVQDFGADSMRYFLLTNSSPGQDLRYSEEKLRASWNFVNKIWNASRFVMLNIDKVPDKKELDKIISNLQESNNIADKWILNKLSITQKEFFIAFDKYEFTLAGKILYNFIWDDFCNWYLELSKAEINSNDINAKNITLAVLGFTLKQILLLLHPLMPFVSEEIYQLLDLKTSILEEYYEINEFNYEIEGFESLVIESIKKIREFRLNQELKNELHLTFNLNYHNSKYKNIAKSMINDLNKFLKTLVNSAIELKEIGEEFTSVPIGDCFLEIANADFIDNEKQIIKLEETKVKLEKEIERSEKILINKNFLEKADVKKIELEKHKAKDYKTQYNLIIEKLNKLKN; the protein is encoded by the coding sequence ATGAAAAAAGAACTTGATAAAAAATATAATCATTTAATCGTTGAAAAAGATAAGTACAAGTTTTGACTAGAGAATGATTATTTTAAAGCAAATATTCACTCAAAAAAACCACCATATTCAATCGTTATTCCTCCGCCAAATGTAACAGGAAAATTACATCTTGGTCATGCTTGAGACGGAACTTTACAAGATGCTTTGATTAGATATAAAAAATTATCTGGATTTGACACTTTATATCTACCAGGTATGGATCATGCCGGAATAGCAACCCAAGTAAAAGTTGAACAAAGACTAAAAGAACAAAAAATTAGTCGTTTTGAAATTGGAAGAGATGCTTTCGTAAAAAAAGTTTGAGAGTGAAAAGATGAGTATGCTCAAACAATTAGAAATCAATGAGAAAAATTAGGTTTAAGTTTAGATTACAGCTTGGAAAAGTTTACTTATTCTCCTGAGATGAATAAATTAGTAAATAAAGTTTTTGTTGAAATGTATAATAAAGGTTTAATTTATAAAGATAAAAGAATTGTTAATTGAGATCCAGTTCAAAAAACAGCAATCTCAAATATTGAAGTAATTTACAAAGAAACTAAAGGTGGAATGTATCATTTTAAATACTTTTTTGAAAATGATAAACAAAATTATTTAATAATTGCAACCACAAGACCTGAAACTATGTTTGGAGATGCTTGTGTTGTTGTTAATCCAAATGACAAAAGATATCAAAACTATATAGGTAAAAAAGTTATTAACCCAGTAAATAATCAACTTATTCCAATTATAGCTGATGAGTATGTTGATGTTGAGTTTGGAACAGGAGTTATGAAATGTACTCCGGCACATGACCCAAACGATTATATTATTGGAAAAAAGTATAATTTAGACCAAATTATTTGTATGAATATTGATGGAACTATGAATGAAAAATCTTTAGAATTCAAAGGTTTAGATAGATTTGAAGCAAGAAAACAACTTGTTGAAAAAATGCAAAAACTTGATTTATTAATAAAAAAAGAAGAAATAGATCATCAAGTGGGATATTCTGAAAGAAGTAATGCCGTTGTTGAACCATATTTATCAGAGCAATGATTTGTGAAAATGGATACATTAGCAAAACAAGTTTTAGATTTACAAAAAAGTGATAATAAAATCAACTTTTATCCAAAAAGATTTGATGATGTTTTAAATAAATGAATGGAAAATATTAATGATTGAACAATTTCTAGACAATTATGATGAGGACATCAAATTCCTGCATGATATAACAAAAACACTAATGAAATTTATGTGGGAGAACAAGCTCCAAAAGATATTGAAAATTGATTTCAAGATGAAGATGTTTTAGATACATGATTTTCATCAGCGTTATGACCATTTGCAACACTAAATTGAAACGGAAAAAATAATTCAAAATTATTTGAAAGATATTTTCCGACTAATGTTCTGGTAACTGGATATGATATTATTTTCTTTTGAGTTGCAAGAATGGTATTTAGTTCTTTAGAATTTACTAAAAATAAACCCTTTGAAGATTGTTTGTTACATGGTTTAATTAGAGATGAACAAGGAAGAAAAATGTCAAAATCATTAGGAAATGGTGTTGATCCGATGCAAGTTGTACAAGACTTTGGAGCAGATTCTATGCGTTACTTTTTATTGACAAATTCTTCTCCTGGGCAAGATTTAAGATATAGTGAAGAAAAATTAAGAGCCAGTTGAAACTTTGTAAATAAAATTTGAAATGCATCAAGATTTGTTATGCTAAATATTGATAAAGTCCCTGATAAAAAAGAGTTAGATAAAATCATATCAAACTTACAAGAAAGTAACAATATCGCTGATAAATGAATTTTAAATAAACTTTCAATAACTCAAAAAGAATTTTTTATTGCTTTTGATAAATATGAGTTCACACTTGCTGGAAAAATACTTTATAATTTTATTTGAGATGATTTTTGTAATTGATATTTAGAATTATCAAAAGCAGAAATAAACTCAAATGATATAAATGCCAAAAACATTACACTAGCAGTTTTGGGATTTACTTTAAAACAAATATTACTACTTTTACATCCTTTAATGCCGTTTGTTAGTGAAGAAATATATCAATTACTAGATCTAAAAACATCAATTTTAGAAGAATATTATGAAATAAATGAATTTAATTATGAAATTGAAGGTTTTGAAAGTCTAGTTATAGAATCTATTAAAAAAATTAGAGAATTTAGATTAAATCAAGAATTAAAAAATGAATTACATTTAACATTTAACTTAAATTATCATAATTCAAAATATAAAAATATAGCAAAATCAATGATAAATGATTTGAATAAATTTTTAAAAACGCTTGTTAATTCCGCAATAGAATTAAAAGAAATAGGCGAAGAATTTACTAGTGTTCCAATTGGAGATTGTTTTTTAGAAATTGCAAATGCTGATTTTATTGATAATGAAAAACAAATAATTAAATTAGAAGAAACTAAAGTTAAGTTAGAAAAAGAGATTGAAAGATCTGAAAAAATTTTAATTAATAAAAACTTTCTAGAAAAAGCTGATGTTAAAAAAATAGAATTAGAAAAACATAAAGCAAAAGATTATAAAACTCAATATAATTTAATTATAGAAAAACTTAATAAGTTAAAAAACTAA